In one window of Lynx canadensis isolate LIC74 chromosome A3, mLynCan4.pri.v2, whole genome shotgun sequence DNA:
- the ADRA2B gene encoding alpha-2B adrenergic receptor — MDHQEPYSVQATAAIAAVITFLILFTIFGNALVILAVLTSRSLRAPQNLFLVSLAAADILVATLIIPFSLANELLGYWYFRRTWCEVYLALDVLFCTSSIVHLCAISLDRYWAVSRALEYNSKRTPRRIKCIILTVWLIAAVISLPPLIYKGDQGPQPRGRPQCKLNQEAWYILASSIGSFFAPCLIMILVYLRIYLIAKRSHRRGPRAKGRPREGESKQPRPVPTGTSTKMPTLASLAASGEANGHSKPTGEKEEGETPEDPATPALPPSWSALPNSGQGRKEGVCGASPEEEAEEEEEECEPQALPASPASARSPPLQQPQGSRVLATLRGQVLLGRGVGTSSGQWWRRRAQLTREKRFTFVLAVVIGVFVLCWFPFFFSYSLGAICPQHCKVPHGLFQFFFWIGYCNSSLNPVIYTIFNQDFRRAFRRILCRQWTQTAW; from the coding sequence ATGGACCACCAGGAGCCCTACTCGGTGCAGGCCACCGCGGCCATCGCGGCGGTCATCACGTTCCTCATCCTTTTCACCATCTTTGGCAACGCGCTGGTCATCTTGGCTGTGTTGACGAGTCGCTCGCTGCGCGCCCCGCAGAACCTGTTCCTAGTGTCGCTGGCCGCCGCCGACATCCTGGTGGCCACGCTCATCATCCCTTTCTCGCTGGCCAACGAGCTGCTGGGCTACTGGTACTTCCGGCGCACGTGGTGTGAGGTGTACTTGGCGCTCGACGTGCTCTTCTGCACCTCGTCCATCGTGCACCTGTGCGCCATCAGCCTGGACAGGTACTGGGCCGTGAGTCGGGCGCTGGAGTACAACTCCAAGCGCACCCCACGCCGCATCAAGTGCATCATCCTCACCGTGTGGCTCATCGCAGCTGTCATCTCCCTGCCGCCGCTTATCTACAAGGGCGACCAGGGGCCCCAGCCTCGTGGGCGCCCGCAGTGCAAACTTAACCAAGAGGCCTGGTACATCCTGGCCTCTAGCATCGGATCTTTCTTTGCACCCTGCCTCATCATGATCCTGGTCTACCTGCGCATCTACCTGATCGCCAAGCGCAGCCACCGCAGAGGTCCCAGGGCCAAGGGCCGCCCTAGGGAGGGTGAGTCTAAGCAGCCCCGCCCCGTCCCTACTGGAACTTCAACCAAAATGCCAACCCTGGCCTCTCTGGCTGCTTCTGGAGAGGCCAATGGTCACTCCAAGCCcactggggagaaggaggagggggagaccCCTGAAGATCCTGCGACCCCTGCCTTGCCACCCAGCTGGTCGGCCCTTCCCAACTCAGGCCAGGGTCGGAAGGAAGGTGTTTGTGGGGCATCTCCAGAGGAAgaagctgaggaggaggaggaagagtgtgAGCCTCAGGCCTTGCCAGCATCTCCTGCCTCCGCCCGTAGCCCACCCCTGCAGCAGCCACAGGGGTCCCGGGTGCTGGCAACACTACGTGGCCAGGTGCTCCTGGGCAGGGGCGTGGGCACCTCGAGCGGGCAGTGGTGGCGGCGGCGGGCGCAGCTGACTCGGGAGAAGCGGTTCACCTTTGTGCTGGCCGTGGTCATCGGCGTTTTTGTGCTCTGCTGGTTCCCCTTCTTCTTCAGCTACAGCCTGGGTGCCATCTGCCCACAGCACTGCAAGGTGCCCCATGGCCTCTTCCAGTTCTTCTTCTGGATCGGCTACTGCAACAGCTCGCTGAACCCCGTCATCTATACCATCTTTAACCAGGACTTTCGCCGTGCCTTCCGAAGGATCCTTTGCCGCCAGTGGACCCAGACGGCATGGTGA
- the ASTL gene encoding astacin-like metalloendopeptidase: MNMGGLWPWVLGLVSLPGLILGAPSASSCSEACGTSFSEGLNPEGTQTSWDKDIPAINQGLIPEETPESSFLLEGDILRPSPLRLFSTTSNKWPKNGEVVEVPFLISSRYDKASRDIFLKAFAEFERFTCIRFVAYQGQRDFISIVPMSGCFSSVGRSGGMQVVSLAPTCLQKGPGIVLHELMHVLGFWHEHSRADRDHYIRVNWNEILPGFEINFIKSRSSNMLVPYDYSSVMHYGRLAFSRRGLPTITPLWAPSVHIGQRWNLSTSDITRVLRLYDCSPSGQSPRGRGFQPHSDGRSPTPASRPYLQQLLKALSAESGRPDPSGSKAGAQRIVAGPGESPRSWKLPVLRKLGVGASARLLQSPASSLNSRPGTGVPGLALERSWLAQVPSVPLTASPEAEDQPGPIQEALGSSSPRSTCGWVLLAGSGIESCQPWWKWSDPVGEELKESPAKAPRLRFMRGWAEQAGRGYRDFSIPGNLRAQAYQPSPAGAAPGQSQRAERAPRLLRLLREPVARPPSPQRRAFRVPGPSVRPAAS; this comes from the exons ATGAATATGGGAGGCCTCTGGCCTTGGGTGCTGGGTCTGGTCTCTTTGCCAG GTTTGATCCTAGGAGCACCCTCAGCCTCCAGCTGCTCAGAAGCCTGTGGAACCAGCTTCTCGGAGGGCCTCAACCCCGAGGGGACCCAGACATCCTGGGACAAGGACATCCCTGCGATTAACCAAG ggcTCATCCCAGAGGAAACCCCAGAGAGCAGCTTCCTCCTCGAGGGGGACATCCTCCGGCCG AGTCCCTTGCGGCTGTTCTCAACTACCAGCAACAAGTGGCCCAAGAATGGGGAGGTCGTGGAGGTCCCCTTCCTGATCTCCAGCAGATACG ATAAAGCCAGCCGCGACATCTTCCTAAAGGCATTTGCCGAGTTTGAACGCTTCACATGCATCAGGTTTGTTGCCTACCAGGGCCAAAGAGACTTCATTTCCATCGTCCCCATGTCTGG GTGTTTCTCCAGCGTGGGACGCAGCGGAGGGATGCAGGTGGTATCCCTGGCACCTACATGTCTCCAGAAGGGCCCAGGCATTGTCCTGCATGAGCTCATGCACGTACTGGGCTTCTGGCATGAGCACTCACGGGCTGACCGGGACCACTATATCCGTGTCAACTGGAATGAGATCCTTCCAG GCTTTGAAATCAACTTCATCAAGTCTCGGAGCAGCAACATGCTGGTGCCCTATGACTACTCATCGGTGATGCACTATGGGAG GCTTGCCTTCAGCCGGCGTGGGCTGCCCACCATCACACCGCTCTGGGCTCCCAGTGTCCACATTGGTCAGCGATGGAACCTGAGCACCTCGGACATCACGCGGGTCCTCAGGCTTTATGACTGCAGCCCAAGTGGCCAAAGTCCCCGTGGGAGAG ggttccagccccacagcgATGGTAGGAGCCCTACTCCTGCCTCTAGACCATACCTGCAGCAGCTTCTGAAGGCGTTGTCGGCAGAATCTGGGCGCCCCGACCCCAGTGGCTCCAAGGCTGGAGCCCAGCGCATTGTTGCAGGGCCTGGAGAGAGCCCACGTAGCTGGAAGCTCCCTGTGCTGAGAAAGTTGGGTGTGGGGGCCTCTGCAAGGCTGCTTCAGAGCCCAGCTTCCTCCCTAAACTCCAGGCCTGGAACAGGCGTTCCTGGTTTGGCTCTAGAGAGGTCCTGGCTGGCCCAAGTGCCCTCTGTACCACTCACTGCTTCTCCGGAAGCAGAAGACCAGCCAGGACCCATCCAGGAGGCTTTGGGGAGCAGCTCTCCCAGGAGCACAT gtGGCTGGGTGCTCCTGGCTGGGTCCGGGATTGAGTCCTGCCAGCCCTGGTGGAAGTGGTCAGATCCAGTTGGGGAAGAGCTGAAGGAAAGCCCCGCTAAGGCCCCGAGGCTCCGATTCATGCGGGGCTGGGCGGAGCAGGCA GGAAGGGGCTACCGAGACTTCTCCATCCCTGGCAACCTCAGGGCCCAGGCCtatcagcccagcccagccg GCGCGGCTCCCGGCCAGAGCCAGCGAGCGGAACGGGCGCCTCGGCTGCTGCGCCTCCTCCGAGAACCGGTGGcgcgccccccttccccccaacgCCGGGCCTTCCGGGTCCCGGGTCCCAGCGTGCGTCCAGCAGCTTCGTAG
- the DUSP2 gene encoding dual specificity protein phosphatase 2, which translates to MGLEAARELDCAALGALLREPREAERTLLLDCRPFLAFCRHHVRHARPVPWNALLRRRARGPPAAALACLLPDRALRARLARGELARAVVLDEGSASLAALPPDGPAHALLSALLPETRAGPTAVCFLRGGFDGFQACCPDLCSESPAPAMSPVGAENSRPDARAPFYDQGGPVEILPYLFLGSCSHSSDLQGLQACGITAVLNVSASCPNHFEGLFRYKSIPVEDNQMVEISAWFQEAISFIDSVKNAGGRVLVHCQAGISRSATICLAYLIQSRRVRLDEAFDFVKQRRGVISPNFSFMGQLLQFETQVLCH; encoded by the exons ATGGGGCTGGAGGCGGCGCGCGAGCTGGACTGCGCGGCGCTGGGCGCGCTGCTGCGGGAGCCGCGGGAGGCCGAGCGCACGCTGCTGCTCGACTGCCGCCCCTTCCTGGCCTTCTGTCGGCACCACGTGCGCCACGCGCGGCCCGTGCCCTGGAACGCGCTGCTGCGGCGCCGAGCGCGgggcccgcccgccgccgccctcGCCTGCCTGCTGCCCGACCGTGCGCTGCGGGCGCGCCTGGCCCGCGGGGAGCTGGCGCGGGCCGTGGTGCTGGACGAGGGCAGCGCCTCGTTGGCCGCGCTCCCGCCCGACGGCCCGGCACACGCGCTGCTCTCCGCGCTGCTGCCCGAGACCCGCGCGGGGCCCACGGCCGTCTGCTTCCTGCGAG gcGGCTTCGACGGCTTCCAGGCCTGCTGCCCCGATCTGTGCTCCGAGTCCCCCGCCCCGGCCATGTCGCCTGTTGGGGCCGAGAACAGCCGTCCTGACGCCAGGGCTCCCTTTTACGACCAG GGCGGCCCCGTGGAGATCTTACCCTACCTGTTCCTGGGCAGCTGCAGCCACTCCTCCGACCTGCAGGGGCTGCAGGCTTGTGGCATCACAGCTGTCCTCAACGTCTCCGCCAGCTGCCCCAACCACTTTGAGGGCCTTTTCCGCTACAAGAGCATCCCGGTGGAGGACAACCAGATGGTGGAGATCAGTGCCTGGTTCCAGGAGGCCATAAGCTTCATTG ACTCGGTGAAGAACGCTGGAGGCCGGGTACTCGTACACTGCCAGGCGGGCATCTCACGCTCCGCCACCATCTGCCTGGCTTACCTGATCCAGAGCCGCCGCGTGAGGCTGGACGAGGCCTTCGACTTTGTTAAGCAACGCCGGGGAGTCATCTCCCCCAACTTCAGTTTCATGGGGCAGCTGCTACAGTTTGAGACACAGGTGCTGTGTCACTGA